One region of Longimicrobiaceae bacterium genomic DNA includes:
- a CDS encoding retropepsin-like aspartic protease, with protein sequence MRHLHRATRTVAALLAVASSAACETTGAPARVEAPADSAAGEVAFELAGPTDAAIIVPVFINGQGPFDFVLDTGATLTCLDAEASRRLELPERRGAIGMGAGVGGAGRMRLVRIDSIRVGSARAEDLTGCEVDLRHAARVGVDVDGLLGLNFLKPFRVTLDFQREVLILHEP encoded by the coding sequence ATGCGACACCTCCACCGCGCCACCCGCACCGTCGCCGCCCTCCTGGCGGTGGCGTCCAGCGCCGCCTGTGAGACGACCGGCGCCCCCGCGCGCGTGGAGGCTCCCGCCGACAGCGCCGCGGGCGAGGTGGCCTTCGAGCTCGCCGGCCCGACCGACGCCGCGATCATCGTGCCGGTGTTCATCAACGGCCAGGGGCCGTTCGACTTCGTGCTGGACACCGGGGCCACGCTCACCTGCCTGGACGCGGAGGCGTCCCGCCGCCTGGAGCTGCCGGAGCGGCGCGGGGCGATCGGAATGGGCGCGGGGGTCGGCGGCGCGGGACGGATGCGTCTGGTGCGGATCGATTCGATCCGGGTCGGCTCGGCGCGCGCGGAGGACCTCACCGGGTGCGAGGTGGACCTCCGCCACGCGGCCCGGGTCGGCGTGGACGTGGACGGCCTCCTGGGGCTCAACTTCCTGAAGCCGTTCCGCGTCACGCTCGACTTCCAGCGGGAGGTGCTCATCCTGCACGAGCCGTAG